In Luteitalea sp. TBR-22, one genomic interval encodes:
- a CDS encoding gluconate 2-dehydrogenase subunit 3 family protein, with translation MNEMNDPGAGLSRRSLLKAVGTSVGTIAMLPVLSDEGVLAFEALQRTKAAPKLKALTPAQYATVDALTEAIIPTDAHSPGARAARVADYIDLLLSESDAALQAAWTSGLAALDAAAVAAHKVPFVKLQAAQVEALLTAISANEAQPTTPVEQFFRSAKDATIRGYYTSEIGIQQDLQYKGNQYLPEFVGCLTEDGKDCPHCGQKAQAKA, from the coding sequence ATGAACGAGATGAACGATCCCGGAGCCGGCCTGAGCCGGCGCTCGCTGCTCAAGGCGGTCGGCACCAGCGTCGGCACGATCGCGATGCTGCCGGTACTGTCGGACGAGGGCGTGCTCGCCTTCGAGGCGCTGCAGCGCACCAAGGCCGCGCCGAAGCTCAAGGCCCTCACGCCCGCGCAGTACGCCACGGTCGACGCCCTGACCGAGGCCATCATCCCCACCGACGCGCACTCGCCGGGCGCCCGCGCCGCGCGCGTCGCCGATTACATCGACCTGCTGCTGTCGGAGTCGGACGCCGCGCTGCAGGCCGCCTGGACCTCTGGCCTGGCGGCGCTCGACGCCGCCGCGGTGGCCGCGCACAAGGTGCCGTTCGTCAAGCTGCAGGCCGCGCAGGTCGAGGCGCTGCTCACCGCCATCAGCGCCAACGAGGCGCAGCCGACCACCCCCGTGGAGCAGTTCTTCAGGTCGGCCAAGGACGCCACCATCCGCGGCTACTACACCTCGGAGATCGGCATCCAGCAGGACCTGCAGTACAAGGGCAACCAGTACCTGCCGGAGTTCGTGGGTTGCCTCACCGAGGACGGCAAGGACTGTCCCCACTGCGGCCAGAAGGCCCAGGCGAAGGCCTGA
- a CDS encoding Gfo/Idh/MocA family protein, which produces MILRVGFTGGGNISDTHIRAVAEVPGLEAVAVCGSNAAKVGALAERYALAAAPSLAALLDAHAIDLVCIGSPSGVHADEIALAASRGCHVLTEKPLDITVERVDTAIAAVERAGVKLGVFYQDRCTPAFVEARDAIAAGRLGRVLLVDARVKWYRAPEYYRSAPWRGTPSLDGGGALINQAIHTVDLLLFLLGDVASVQARAATVLHDIRVEDTLVASLAFASGAIGTFQATTAAYPGYPRRVEITGTEGTLILEHDRIAGWDLKSGHVDGTTLTSATKSASTAVVADASPHRRVVEDFVDALGAGRRPACDAREGRRSVALVEALYESARTGTSVSLQPEGM; this is translated from the coding sequence GTGATCCTGCGGGTCGGGTTCACCGGCGGCGGCAACATCAGCGACACGCACATCCGGGCCGTGGCCGAGGTGCCCGGGCTCGAGGCGGTGGCGGTGTGCGGATCCAACGCCGCCAAGGTCGGCGCGCTTGCCGAGCGGTACGCGCTGGCCGCGGCGCCCTCGCTGGCCGCGCTGCTCGATGCGCACGCGATCGACCTGGTCTGCATCGGCAGTCCGTCGGGCGTGCACGCCGACGAGATCGCGCTCGCCGCATCGCGCGGGTGTCACGTGCTCACCGAGAAGCCGCTCGACATCACCGTCGAGCGCGTCGACACTGCCATCGCGGCGGTCGAGCGTGCCGGCGTGAAGCTCGGTGTCTTCTACCAGGACCGGTGCACGCCGGCGTTCGTCGAGGCGCGCGACGCGATCGCGGCAGGCCGACTCGGGCGCGTGCTGCTGGTCGACGCCCGCGTCAAGTGGTACCGAGCACCGGAGTACTACCGGTCGGCGCCCTGGCGCGGCACCCCGTCGCTCGACGGCGGCGGCGCCCTCATCAACCAGGCCATCCACACCGTCGATCTGCTGCTGTTCCTGCTGGGCGACGTCGCCAGCGTGCAGGCGCGTGCCGCCACCGTGCTGCACGACATCCGCGTCGAGGACACGCTGGTGGCCTCGCTGGCCTTCGCCTCGGGCGCGATCGGCACGTTCCAGGCGACCACCGCGGCGTACCCGGGCTATCCTCGCCGCGTCGAGATCACCGGGACCGAGGGCACCCTGATCCTCGAGCACGACCGCATCGCCGGATGGGACCTCAAGAGCGGACACGTCGACGGCACGACGCTCACCAGTGCGACCAAGAGCGCGTCGACGGCGGTCGTCGCCGATGCGTCTCCCCACCGCCGCGTCGTCGAGGACTTCGTCGATGCCCTGGGGGCCGGTCGTCGGCCGGCGTGCGACGCCCGGGAGGGACGGCGCAGCGTGGCGCTGGTGGAGGCCCTGTACGAATCGGCACGCACCGGCACCAGCGTGTCCCTGCAACCGGAAGGCATGTGA
- a CDS encoding GMC oxidoreductase produces MHMHDLQPSAPVTPGKEPFDAIVVGSGAAGGMAAFQLAQAGIKVLLLEAGRMLDPQKEYKTMEWPYKDLRRHRLPVGEFALQAAEYRTLDRPYGLTPEMQKYKKVMAYSGNHFTKDWIVNEKEHPITGTPYAWVRARVLGGKTNLWGRVSLRFSDLDLKAKSHDGFGEDWPISYADISPYYDTVDTLLGITGTKEGIPHLPDGLFQRPLKLNCGEVQVQRAIAKMGRKLIAGRAGVTTDGVLNNKYRARCMGRGRCGRGCDLNAAFHSPAALIFPARDTGNLVVRTDSVVSEVLVDDRTNKATGVRVIDKNTKEVMDFRGRIVILAASCLESTRLLLNSKSATRANGTANSSGVVGHYFCEHVMGPGASGILPSRVGTAPTNDDGRPQSTYIVRFRNVTDKHPDFIRGYGFQGASGAAEFPANAAETPGFGAAFKKTVRANYPARVNYGGFGEVLARKENRVFLDPEVKDAWGIPVLKFDYTFSDNEKKMAADMADTAEEMLRAAGATDIVVRRNILTEGWSIHEMGTARMGTDPKTSVTNSFGQTHDIRNLFVVDGSIFVSASCQNPTWMIMALCWRAMDYVKEQMRTGNL; encoded by the coding sequence ATGCACATGCACGACCTCCAGCCCTCGGCCCCCGTCACGCCGGGCAAGGAGCCCTTCGACGCGATCGTCGTCGGCTCCGGCGCCGCCGGCGGCATGGCCGCCTTCCAGCTCGCGCAGGCGGGCATCAAGGTGCTCCTTCTCGAGGCCGGGCGCATGCTCGATCCGCAGAAGGAGTACAAGACGATGGAGTGGCCGTACAAGGACCTCCGTCGGCACCGCCTGCCGGTCGGCGAGTTCGCGCTGCAGGCCGCCGAGTACCGCACGCTCGACCGGCCGTACGGGCTCACGCCCGAGATGCAGAAGTACAAGAAGGTGATGGCCTACTCGGGCAATCACTTCACGAAGGACTGGATCGTCAACGAGAAGGAGCACCCGATCACCGGCACGCCGTACGCGTGGGTGCGGGCCCGCGTGCTCGGCGGCAAGACGAACCTGTGGGGCCGCGTGTCGCTGCGCTTCTCCGACCTCGACCTCAAGGCGAAGAGCCACGACGGCTTCGGCGAGGACTGGCCGATCTCGTACGCCGACATCTCGCCCTACTACGACACGGTCGACACGCTGCTCGGCATCACGGGTACCAAGGAAGGCATCCCGCACCTGCCCGATGGCCTGTTCCAGCGGCCGCTCAAGCTCAATTGCGGCGAGGTGCAGGTGCAGCGCGCCATCGCGAAGATGGGCCGCAAGCTGATCGCCGGTCGCGCCGGCGTGACCACCGACGGCGTGCTGAACAACAAGTATCGCGCCCGGTGCATGGGCCGGGGTCGCTGCGGTCGCGGCTGCGACCTGAACGCGGCGTTCCACTCGCCGGCGGCGCTGATCTTCCCGGCGCGCGACACGGGCAACCTCGTCGTGCGCACCGACTCGGTCGTGTCGGAGGTGCTCGTCGACGACCGCACCAACAAGGCGACCGGCGTGCGGGTGATCGACAAGAACACGAAGGAGGTCATGGACTTCCGCGGCCGGATCGTCATCCTGGCCGCCTCGTGCCTCGAGTCGACACGGCTGCTGCTGAACAGCAAGTCGGCGACCCGCGCCAACGGCACGGCCAACTCGTCGGGCGTCGTGGGCCACTACTTCTGCGAGCACGTGATGGGGCCGGGCGCGAGCGGGATCCTGCCGTCGCGCGTCGGCACCGCCCCGACCAACGACGATGGCCGGCCGCAGAGCACGTACATCGTCAGGTTCCGCAACGTCACCGACAAGCACCCCGACTTCATCCGGGGCTACGGCTTCCAGGGCGCGAGCGGCGCGGCGGAGTTCCCGGCCAACGCCGCCGAGACGCCGGGCTTCGGCGCCGCCTTCAAGAAGACGGTCCGCGCCAACTACCCGGCGCGCGTCAACTACGGCGGCTTCGGCGAGGTGCTGGCCCGCAAGGAGAACCGCGTCTTCCTCGATCCCGAGGTCAAGGACGCGTGGGGCATCCCGGTGCTGAAGTTCGACTACACCTTCAGCGACAACGAGAAGAAGATGGCGGCCGACATGGCCGACACGGCCGAGGAGATGCTTCGTGCCGCCGGGGCCACCGACATCGTCGTGCGGCGCAACATCCTCACCGAGGGCTGGTCGATCCACGAGATGGGCACGGCCCGCATGGGGACCGACCCGAAGACCTCGGTGACCAACTCGTTCGGCCAGACGCACGACATCAGGAACCTGTTCGTGGTCGACGGCAGCATCTTCGTGTCGGCGAGCTGCCAGAACCCGACGTGGATGATCATGGCGCTCTGCTGGCGCGCCATGGACTACGTGAAGGAACAGATGCGGACGGGGAACCTGTGA